The following coding sequences lie in one Rutidosis leptorrhynchoides isolate AG116_Rl617_1_P2 chromosome 6, CSIRO_AGI_Rlap_v1, whole genome shotgun sequence genomic window:
- the LOC139855768 gene encoding uncharacterized protein — MDSLSFTFQSVVTSSFDSIRHSKTQSKVSTIGGDTARTVSVNARLNKRRLISVPSRCSFSNPQNEEEVEGSVEEVRVPDAWLNTSKALEESEWLRVTLHKWLDDEYCPEPTNVDISSVAARSYYNSLIEKQTDLGDILLRMAMELETISFKESFHGAFSSANAAVNLILERIVQE; from the exons ATGGATTCACTATCCTTCACGTTTCAATCCGTCGTCACATCAAGTTTCGATTCAATACGTCATTCCAAAACTCAGAGTAAAGTTTCCACAATCGGCGGTGATACTGCTCGTACTGTTTCCGTCAATGCTCGATTAAACAAACGCCGTTTAATCTCCGTTCCATCGCGCTGTTCGTTTTCAAATCCACAAAATGAAGAAGAAGTAGAAGGTTCGGTTGAAGAAGTTAGGGTTCCTGATGCGTGGTTGAACACTTCGAAAGCTTTGGAG GAATCAGAATGGTTAAGAGTAACTCTTCACAAGTGGTTGGATGATGAATACTGCCCAGAGCCAACTAATGTAGACATCAGCAGTGTTGCAGCACGATCTTATTATAACTCGTTAATTGAGAAACAAACTGATCTAGGTGATATATTGCTAAGGATGGCAATGGAGCTGGAAACCATATCCTTTAAGGAGAGCTTTCATGGAGCATTTTCATCAGCAAATGCTGCTGTAAACCTTATTCTTGAGCGAATAGTGCAGGAATGA